From the Betaproteobacteria bacterium genome, one window contains:
- a CDS encoding rhodanese-like domain-containing protein produces the protein MANPDDILAQARQRAQDSRLPYDGALRPAEAHQLLQDHPKAVLIDVRSRAEWDFVGRVPGAVEVEWKTYPGMQPNERFLEQLQARVPKDAVAMFMCRSGGRSHETALLAKKAGYESTFNVLEGFEGDRDPEGHRNSVGGWRASGLPWMQS, from the coding sequence ATGGCCAATCCGGACGATATCCTTGCGCAAGCGCGCCAACGTGCGCAAGACAGCCGTCTGCCCTACGACGGCGCGCTTCGACCCGCCGAAGCTCACCAGCTGTTGCAGGACCATCCCAAGGCCGTTCTGATCGACGTGCGTTCGCGCGCCGAGTGGGACTTCGTCGGCCGGGTGCCGGGTGCGGTGGAAGTGGAGTGGAAGACCTATCCCGGCATGCAGCCGAACGAGCGCTTCCTGGAGCAGTTGCAAGCGCGCGTTCCCAAGGACGCGGTTGCCATGTTCATGTGCCGCAGCGGCGGGCGCTCGCACGAAACGGCGCTGCTGGCAAAGAAAGCGGGCTACGAGTCGACCTTCAACGTGCTCGAAGGCTTCGAGGGCGATCGCGATCCCGAAGGGCACCGGAACAGCGTGGGCGGATGGCGTGCTTCGGGTCTGCCCTGGATGCAAAGCTGA
- a CDS encoding undecaprenyl-diphosphate phosphatase produces MDPLLALKALVMGIVEGLTEFLPISSTGHLILAGSLLGLNDAKSKVFDIVIQTGAMLAVVWEYRARFLGVITGIASQRSAQRFVVNLILAFLPAALLGLVFGKAIKSHLFHPEPVAIAFIAGAFVILWVERRERRVRIDSVDDMTWLDALKVGFAQSFALIPGMSRSGATIIGGMLFGLSRRAATEFSFFLAVPTLIGAGAYDLVRNRHLFAAADLAPFTVGFVASFVSAFLCVRWLLRYIATHDFTAFAWYRIVFGVAVLFTAYTGLVDWSHA; encoded by the coding sequence ATGGATCCTCTTCTTGCGTTGAAGGCCCTCGTCATGGGCATTGTCGAGGGCCTGACCGAATTCCTGCCCATCTCCAGCACCGGTCACCTCATCCTTGCAGGCAGCCTGCTCGGTCTGAACGACGCCAAGTCGAAAGTCTTCGACATCGTCATCCAGACCGGCGCGATGCTGGCGGTGGTGTGGGAATACCGCGCCCGCTTTCTCGGCGTGATTACCGGCATCGCATCGCAACGGAGCGCGCAGCGCTTCGTCGTGAATCTTATCCTGGCCTTCCTTCCCGCAGCACTCCTCGGCCTGGTGTTCGGAAAAGCGATCAAGAGCCACCTGTTCCACCCCGAGCCGGTCGCGATCGCCTTCATTGCGGGCGCGTTCGTGATCCTGTGGGTCGAGCGCCGTGAACGTCGCGTGCGCATCGATAGCGTGGACGACATGACCTGGCTCGACGCGCTCAAGGTCGGATTCGCACAGTCGTTCGCGCTCATTCCCGGCATGTCGCGCTCCGGTGCCACGATCATCGGCGGGATGCTGTTCGGGCTTTCGCGCCGCGCGGCAACCGAGTTCTCGTTCTTTCTCGCCGTGCCGACCTTGATCGGCGCCGGCGCATACGATCTCGTGCGCAACCGCCACCTGTTCGCGGCTGCGGATCTCGCGCCGTTCACCGTCGGCTTCGTCGCGTCGTTCGTGAGCGCGTTTCTGTGTGTGCGCTGGCTGCTGCGCTACATCGCCACGCACGATTTCACCGCGTTCGCCTGGTACCGGATCGTCTTCGGCGTCGCCGTGCTGTTCACCGCCTACACGGGTCTCGTCGACTGGTCGCACGCTTGA